One region of Pan paniscus chromosome 5, NHGRI_mPanPan1-v2.0_pri, whole genome shotgun sequence genomic DNA includes:
- the PHF3 gene encoding PHD finger protein 3 isoform X2 has product MLSDKDPMLGSASNQFCLPVLDSNDPNFQMPCSTVVGLDDIMDEGVVKESGNDTIDEEELILPNRNLRDKVEENSVRSPRKSPRLMAQEQVRSLRQSTIAKRSNAAPLSNTKKASGKTVSTAKAGVKQPERSQVKEEVCMSLKPEYHKENRRCSRNSGQIEVVPEVSVSSSHSSVSSCLEMKDEDGLDSKHKCNNPGEIDVPSHELNCSLLSETCVTIGEKKNEALMECKAKPVGSPLFKFSDKEEHEQNDSISGKTGETVVEEMIATRKVEQESKETVKLSHEDDHILEDAGSSDISSDAACTNPNKTENSLVGLPSCVDEVTECNLELKDTMDIADKTENTLERNKIEPLGYCEDAESNRQLESTEFNKSNLEVVDTSTFGPESNILENAICDVPDQNSKQLNAIESTKIESHETANLQDDRNSQSSSVSYLESKSVKSKHTKPVIHSKQNMTTDTPKKIVAAKYEIIHSKTKVNVKSVKRNIDEPESQQNFHRPVKVRKKQIDKEPKIQSCNSGVKSVKNQAHSVLKKTLQDQTLVQIFKPLTHSLSDKSHAHPGCLKEPHHPAQTGHVSHSSQKQCHKPQQQAPAMKTNSHVKEELEHPGVEHFKEEDKLKLKKPEKNLQPRQRRSSKSFSLDEPPLFIPDNIATIRREGSDHSSSFESKYMWTPSKQCGFCKKPHGNRFMVGCGRCDDWFHGDCVGLSLSQAQQMGEEDKEYVCVKCCAEEDKKTEILDPDTLENQATVEFHSGDKTMECEKLGLSKHTTNDRTKYIDDTVKHKVKILKRESGEGRNSSDCRDNEIKKWQLAPLRKMGQPVLPRRSSEEKSEKIPKESTTVTCTGEKASKPGTHEKQEMKKKKVEKGVLNVHPAASASKPSADQIRQSVRHSLKDILMKRLTDSNLKIPEEKAAKVATKIEKELFSFFRDTDAKYKNKYRSLMFNLKDPKNNILFKKVLKGEVTPDHLIRMSPEELASKELAAWRRRENRHTIEMIEKEQREVERRPITKITHKGEIEIESDAPMKEQEAAMEIQEPAANKSLEKPEGSEKQKEEVDSMSKDTTSQHRQHLFDLNCKICIGRMAPPVDDLSPKKVKVVVGVARKHSDNEAESIADALSSTSNILASEFFEEEKQESPKSTFSPAPRPEMPGTVEVESTFLARLNFIWKGFINMPSVAKFVTKAYPVSGSPEYLTEDLPDSIQVGGRISPQTVWDYVEKIKASGTKEICVVRFTPVTEEDQISYTLLFAYFSSRKRYGVAANNMKQVKDMYLIPLGATDKIPHPLVPFDGPGLELHRPNLLLGLIIRQKLKRQHSACASTSHIAETPESAPPIALPPDKKSKIEVSTEEAPEEENDFFNSFTTVLHKQRNKPQQNLQEDLPTAVEPLMEVTKQEPPKPLRFLPGVLIGWENQPTTLELANKPLPVDDILQSLLGTTGQVYDQAQSVMEQNTVKEIPFLNEQTNSKIEKTDNVEVTDGENKEIKDKVDNLSESTDKSAEIETSVVGSSSISAGPLTSLSLRGKPPDVSTEAFLTNLSIQSKQEETVESKEKTLKRQLQEDQENNLQDNQTSNSSPCRSNVGKGNIDGNVSCSENLVANTARSPQFINLKRDPRQAAGRSQPVTTSESKDGDSCRNGEKHMLPGLSHNKEHLTEQINVEEKLCSVEKNSCVQQSDNLKVAQNSPSVENIQTSQAEQAKPLQEDILMQNIETVHPFRRGSAVATSHFEVGNTCPSEFPSKSITFTSRSTSPRTSTNFSPMRPQQPNLQHLKSSPPGFPFPGPPNFPPQSMFGFPPHLPPPLLPPPGFGFAQNPMVPWPPVVHLPGQPQRMMGPLSQASRYIGPQNFYQVKDIRRPERRHSDPWGRQDQQQLDRPFNRGKGDRQRFYSDSHHLKRERHEKEWEQESERHRRRDRSQDKDRDRKSREEGHKDKERARLSHGDRGTDGKASRDSRNVDKKPDKPKSEDYEKDKEREKSKHREGEKDRDRYHKDRDHTDRTKSKR; this is encoded by the exons TTGTTGGTCTTGACGATATTATGGATGAAGGAGTTGTTAAAGAAAGTGGCAATGATACCATTGATGAAGAAGAACTGATTTTACCTAACAGGAACTTAAGGGACAAGGTAGAAGAAAATTCAGTGAGATCTCCAAGAAAATCACCTCGTTTAATGGCACAAG AACAAGTAAGAAGTTTGCGACAGAGCACTATTGCCAAGCGTTCAAATGCAGCACCATTAAGTAACACAAAAAAAGCATCTGGGAAGACTGTATCTACTGCTAAAGCAGGAGTGAAACAACCAGAAAGGAGTCAGGTTAAAGAAGAAGTATGTATGTCACTGAAACCTGAGTACCATAAGGAGAATAGAAGGTGCAGCCGAAATAGCGGACAAATTGAAGTGGTACCTGAAGTATCAGTGTCTTCAAGTCATTCTTCAGTGTCATCTTGTCTTGAAATGAAGGATGAAGATGGATTAGATTCTAAGCATAAGTGTAATAATCCGGGAGAAATAGATGTGCCATCTCATGAATTAAATTGTTCACTTCTTTCAGAGACTTGTGTTACtattggagaaaagaaaaatgaagctttGATGGAATGTAAAGCCAAGCCTGTTGGTAGTCCATTGTTTAAGTTTTCAGATAAAGAAGAACATGAACAAAATGATTCCATTTCAGGTAAAACGGGTGAGACTGTTGTTGAAGAAATGATAGCAACAAGAAAAGTTGAACAGGAATCAAAGGAGACAGTAAAATTATCCCATGAAGATGACCATATTCTTGAGGACGCTGGATCTTCTGATATTTCTAGTGATGCTGCTTGTACAAATCCAAATAAGACAGAAAACAGCCTTGTAGGTTTGCCTAGTTGTGTAGATGAAGTGACTGAATGTAATTTGGAATTGAAGGATACCATGGATATTGCTGATAAAACTGAGAACAcccttgaaagaaataaaattgaaccaTTGGGTTATTGTGAAGATGCGGAGTCTAATAGGCAGTTGGAGAGCACTGAGTTTAATAAATCAAACTTAGAGGTGGTTGATACTAGTACTTTTGGACCGGAAagtaatattttggaaaatgctaTTTGTGATGTGCCTGACCAAAATTCAAAACAGTTGAATGCTATAGAAAGTACTAAAATAGAGTCCCATGAAACAGCAAACCTTCAGGATGACAGAAACAGCCAGTCAAGTAGCGTTTCTTACTTAGAGTCAAAAAGTGTAAAATCCAAACATACAAAACCTGTAATTCATTCTAAGCAAAACATGACCACAGATACTCCGAAGAAAATTGTTGCAGCAAAGTATGAAATAATACATAGCAAAACTAAAGTTAATGTCAAAAGTGTGAAACGAAATATTGATGAACCAGAATCTCAGCAAAATTTTCATAGGCCAGTCaaagtcagaaaaaaacaaattgataAGGAGCCAAAGATTCAGAGTTGCAATTCTGGGGTTAAATCTGTGAAAAACCAAGCTCATTCTGTACTGAAAAAAACATTACAGGATCAAACTTTAGTACAAATTTTCAAGCCCTTAACTCATTCTTTGAGTGATAAGTCACACGCTCATCCTGGTTGCTTGAAAGAACCTCATCATCCCGCACAAACTGGACATGTATCACATTCTAGCCAGAAACAGTGTCATAAGCCTCAGCAACAGGCCCCAGCAATGAAAACCAATAGTCACGTGAAGGAAGAGCTTGAACACCCAGGCGTTGAGCATTTTAAGGAAGAGGATAAACTGAAACTGAAAAAACCTGAGAAGAACCTACAACCCCGCCAAAGAAGAAGCAGCAAAAGTTTTTCTTTAGATGAGCCACCATTGTTCATTCCAGATAACATAGCTACCATAAGAAGAGAAGGCTCTGATCATAGCTCCTCATTTGAAAGCAAATATATGTGGACTCCCAGCAAGCAGTGTGGGTTTTGCAAAAAACCACATGGcaacag GTTTATGGTTGGCTGTGGGAGATGTGATGACTGGTTTCATGGTGATTGTGTTGGGTTAAGTCTTTCTCAAGCACAGCAGATGGGCGAGGAAGACAAAGAATATGTCTGTGTAAAATGTTGTGCTGAAGAAGACAAAAAGACTGAAATACTAGATCCAGATACTTTGGAAAACCAAGCTACAGTTGAATTCCATAGTGGAGATAAAACAATGGAGTGTGAAAAGCTTGGATTATCAAAACACACAACAAATGATAGAACCAAATATATAGATGATACAGTGAAGCACAAGGTCAAAATTTTAAAACGG GAGTCTGGTGAAGGCAGAAATTCATCAGACTGTAGagataatgaaattaaaaaatggcAGCTAGCTCCTCTTCGTAAGATGGGACAACCAGTTTTACCTCGGAGATCctcagaagaaaaaagtgaaaaaataccGAAAGAGTCTACAACTGTTACTTGCACAGGAGAAAAAGCTTCAAAACCAG GTACTCATGAGAAGcaagagatgaaaaagaagaaagttgaaaaagGAGTGCTTAATGTACATCCTGCTGCTTCTGCTTCCAAGCCTTCTGCAGATCAGATCAGGCAAAGTGTCAGACATTCTCTCAAAGACATTCTTATGAAGAg ACTTACAGACTCAAATTTGAAGATACCAGAGGAAAAGGCAGCAAAAGTTGCCACAAAAATTGAGAaagagcttttctctttttttcggGACACAGATGCTAAATATAAGAACAAATATAGAAGTTTGATGTTTAATTTGAAAGATCCTAAAAACAAT atattatttaaaaaagtacTGAAAGGAGAAGTAACTCCTGATCATCTTATCAGAATGAGTCCAGAAGAACTAGCTTCTAAAGAGTTAGCTGCTTGGAGACGAAGAGAAAACAGACAT ACCATAGAAATGATTGAGAAAGAGCAGAGAGAAGTGGAACGACGGCCAATCACCAAAATAACTCATAAAGGTGAAATAGAAATTGAGAGTGATGCCCCAATGAAAGAACAGGAAGCAGCCATGGAGATTCAG GAACCAGCTGCCAATAAGTCATTGGAGAAGCCAGAaggatctgaaaaacaaaaagaggaggtTGACTCTATGTCTAAAGATACCACTAGTCAACACAGACAGCATCTTTTTGATCTCAACTGCAAAATCTGCATAG GTCGAATGGCACCACCTGTAGATGATCTTTctccaaaaaaagtaaaagttgttGTAGGAGTAGCTCGCAAACATTCAGACAATGAAGCAGAAAGTATAGCAGATGCATTGTCTTCAACCTCAAATATTTTGGCTTCTGAATTCTTTGAGGAGGAGAAACAGGAGTCTCCAAAGTCAACATTCTCTCCTGCTCCACG TCCAGAGATGCCTGGAACTGTTGAAGTTGAGTCTACCTTTCTGGCTCGATTGAACTTCATCTGGAAAGGTTTTATCAACATGCCTTCTGTGGCAAAATTTGTTACCAAAGCCTATCCAGTATCTGGCTCCCCAGAATACCTGACAGAG gaCCTACCAGATAGTATTCAAGTAGGTGGCAGGATATCACCTCAGACAGTTTGGGAttatgtggaaaaaataaaagcatcagGAACCAAG GAAATTTGTGTGGTTCGCTTCACACCAGTAACTGAAGAAGATCAAATTTCTTATACTTTGCTCTTTGCATACTTCAGTAGCAGAAAGCGCTATGGAGTAGCTGCTAACAACATGAAGCAGGTTAAAGATATGTACCTTATTCCTTTGGGTGCCACAGATAAAATTCCACACCCTCTTGTGCCTTTTGATGGACCTG GGCTTGAACTGCATAGACCTAATCTATTGTTGGGCTTAATTATTCGTCAGAAACTGAAGCGACAGCACAGTGCCTGTGCTAGTACTAGTCATATAGCTGAGACTCCTGAAAGTGCACCACCAATAGCATTGCCACCtgataaaaaaagtaaaatagaagttTCTACAGAAGAAGCaccagaggaagaaaatgacttttttaattcttttacaaCTGTATTACACAAGCAGAGAAATAAACCTCAGCAGAATCTTCAGGAAGACCTTCCAACAGCAGTTGAACCTTTAATGGAAGTCACCAAACAGGAGCCACCAAAACCTTTAAGATTTCTTCCTGGCGTGTTGATTGGCTGGGAGAATCAACCTACTACTCTGGAATTAGCAAATAAACCTCTTCCTGTGGATGATATACTTCAAAGCCTTTTGGGCACCACTGGTCAAGTATATGACCAGGCCCAGTCAGTGATGGAACAAAACACTGTTaaagaaattccatttttaaatgagcagaccaactcaaaaatagagaaaacagataATGTGGAAGTAACTGATGGTGAAAACAAGGAGATAAAAGATAAAGTAGATAATCTTTCAGAATCTACAGATAAGTCAGCAGAAATAGAAACATCAGTAGTAGGGTCCTCTTCCATTTCTGCAGGGCCTTTGACGAGTCTTAGTCTCAGAGGTAAGCCACCAGATGTTTCTACAGAagcatttttaacaaatttatcAATTCAGTCAAAACAAGAGGAAACTGTGGAGAgtaaagagaaaacattaaaaagacagCTTCAGGAAGATCAAGAGAATAATTTGCAAGATAACCAGACTTCAAATAGTTCTCCATGCAGATCTAATGTAGGAAAAGGAAACATAGATGGTAATGTGAGCTGTAGTGAAAACCTTGTTGCTAATACAGCGAGGTCTCCACAGTTTATCAACCTGAAAAGGGATCCTAGGCAAGCAGCAGGACGAAGTCAGCCTGTAACTACTTCAGAAAGCAAAGATGGAGATAGTTGCCGGAATGGAGAAAAACACATGCTGCCTGGCCTGTCACACAACAAGGAGCACTTAACAGAACAAATCAATGTAGAGGAAAAGTTGTGTTCTGTAGAGAAAAACTCGTGTGTTCAGCAGAGTGACAATTTAAAAGTTGCACAAAACTCACCATCAGTAGAAAACATACAGACTTCTCAAGCAGAACAAGCAAAACCCTTACAGGAGGatattttaatgcaaaatattGAAACTGTGCACCCATTTCGAAGAGGATCAGCAGTAGCGACATCTCATTTTGAAGTTGGAAACACATGTccatcagaatttccttctaaAAGCATCACCTTTACTTCCAGAAGCACCAGCCCCAGAACAAGTACAAACTTTTCACCCATGAGGCCACAGCAGCCCAACCTTCAGCATCTCAAGTCTAGCCCACCTGGATTTCCATTTCCAGGGCCTCctaattttcccccacaaagcaTGTTTGGATTTCCACCACATTTGCCACCTCCATTACTTCCCCCTCCAGGCTTTGGCTTTGCTCAAAATCCCATGGTTCCCTGGCCACCTGTTGTTCATCTCCCAGGTCAGCCACAGCGTATGATGGGTCCTCTCTCACAGGCATCAAGGTACATAGGCCCGCAGAACTTTTACCAGGTTAAAGACATTCGGAGGCCAGAAAGGCGCCATAGTGACCCTTGGGGTAGGCAAGACCAACAGCAACTGGATAGGCCATTTAATAGGGGTAAAGGGGACCGCCAGAGATTTTATAGTGATTCACACCATTTGAAAAGAGAGCGACATGAAAAGGAATGGGAGCAAGAATCTGAAAGGCATAGACGCAGAGACAGAAGCCAAGACaaggacagagacagaaaaagcAGGGAGGAAGGGCACAAAGATAAAGAGAGGGCACGGTTATCACATGGTGATCGAGGAACAGATGGAAAAGCAAGCAGAGATAGTAGGAATGTAGACAAGAAGCCAGATAAACCTAAAAGTGAAGACTATGAGAAGGACAAAGAACGAGAGAAAAGTAAAcatagagaaggagaaaaggacaGGGATAGGTACCACAAAGATAGGGACCACACTGACAGAACTAAAAGCAAAAGGTAA